Below is a genomic region from Echinicola rosea.
GCCTTTTATCTTCAAGGATAAGATCGTGGAGCGGATCGACAAAGAAATTGCAAATGCCGTAGATGCACAGGTTTATTATGATGTTGATCAGATTGGCTTGAGCGTTCTGAAACGGTTTCCCAATATTTCTGCGACCGTAAAAGAATTTGGAGTGCACGGTAATGCGCCTTTTGAAGGTGATACCTTGGCGCATATCAATAACTTCCAAATCGACTTTAACCTTATGTCGGTCATTTTTGGAGACTATCCTGAGTTGACCGGATTGCACCTAAAAGGAGGTAGCATCTATGTCAAAGTACTGGAAGATGGCACGGCCAACTACGACATCGCCAAGGATTCAGGAGAGCCTACTGCTCCAGAGGAACCCTCCAATTTCAAATTGGGCATTGACCTGATGGAGATAGAGGATGTCAACTTTGTCTATGACGATCGGCAGTTAAATTACTTCATGGCACTTGAGGATTTTGACTTGGAGGGTTATGGAGACTTTACGACTGATGTGTATGGCCTGGACGGAAAGATTAGAACAAATATCTTACGGGTGGATTTCGAAGAGGTCAACTACCTGTCCAGTAAAGTCTTTACAGCTGATACAGAGATCCAAGTGGATATGAACCAGATGAAATTCACTTTCGGTGAGGGACAGTTTGGTGTAAATGATTTTTTGTTTGGTGTTGATGGCTTTTTTGCGATGCCATCCGAAGATATGGAATTTGACCTGACCTTCGAGGGCAAGAAAAATACGTTTAAAAGTGTGTTGTCTTTGGTACCGGGTGTGTACACGGAGTCATTTGAGGGGATGACCACCTCTGGCACCATGGATTTTGGAGGGTATTTTAAGGGTACCTATAATGACACCCAGTTCCCTGCCTTTGATATTGGCCTAAAGGTTACTGATGGGATGTTTCAGTATCCCGACTTGCCTAAGCCGGTCAGCAACATCAACGTGGAAATGTCGGCAAAAAATGAGACGAACAACTTGGACAATACACAAGTCAATATCCCTGCCTTTAACCTTACTTTTGGCTCGAATCCTGTTTCTGGAAGGCTGTTACTGGAGAATTTGGTCACATATGATATCGATGGTGAGCTCAAAGGGAAGCTTGACCTAGAGGAGCTTACCTCTATCTTCCCGATTGAAGGGATGGAATTGCATGGTGTTTTGGATGTAGATGCTGCTGCCAAAGGGCGTTACGATAGTGTTGCAAAGATCATTCCGGCGATTGACGCTAAAATGACCCTTAGCAATGGCTATGTAAAAAGCGAGGAATACCCTGCGCCTATCGAAGACCTGAACGTACATACCGTTATTGTCAACAATAGTGGTAAAATGAATGATTTTTTAGTGGATCTTTCGAATTTTGGATTCAAGCTGGAAGGAGAAGAAGTCAAGGGCAATATGGCCATCAAGGACTTGGATAGGCTCAATTGGGATGGTTCTATCCACGGAGCGGTGGATCTGGGTAAGATCAGCAAGATATTCCCCATGGAAGAGGTAATCATGGACGGCAAGGTCACAGCAGATATTGACACAAAGGGGAGCTATGCCGATGTAGAGGCTGAACGTTATAATCGGCTGGATACTCGGGGCCAAGTGTCTCTTGCAGATTTTTATTATACCGACAAGGATCTTCCGCAAGGCGTGCGTATCCATGAGGCAAAAGGGGATTTCAGTCCGAAGTCCATCAACCTGACCACCTTTGATGCGCGCTTGGGCGAGAGCCCTGTCAAGGCCAATGGTAGCTTGGCCAATTATATTGCTTACGTATTTGAGGACAATGCGGTACTTTCTGGAGAGTTAAATATCAGCTCTACCAAGTTCAATATCAATGAGTGGATGACCGAAAGCGAAACGACGACGGAAGACACCACAGTATTGCAGCTTATCGAACTGCCTCAGGACATTGATTTTACGATGAGTGTGCAGGCAGATGAAGTGCTTTACGATGATTTGGTGTTCAGTGATGCCAAAGGGACCATGACCCTTAAAAACGGCATCTTGACCTTTAAGGATGCTGGTATGCGGACCCTCGGGGGACAATTGACGTTAAATGGCGCATATAATACTCAGGATATCATGGATCCTAAGTTCAATATGGACTTTAATGTGAGTGCCATGAGCATACAGGAGGCCTTTAAGTACTTCAATACTGTAAAAGCTTTTGCGCCTGTAGCGCAGCATTTGAATGGGGATTTTACCACTAACTTTTCGCTGTCAGGAAATTTGGGGCAAGACATGATGCCGGTCCTTTCGTCACTGGATGGTAGTGGGGTGATCAAGGTGGCGCAGGCGGCGCTACAAAATAGCCAGATTGTAAATGGCATTACGTCCCTTACCAAGCTGAAAGACACCAATACCATCAATCTCAAGGACATCAACCTTCAAGCGGAAATAAAAGACGGCATGTTGGAGGTTCAGCCGTTTGATGTGAAATTGTGGGATTATGAGGCTAAAATACAAGGTAGCAC
It encodes:
- a CDS encoding AsmA-like C-terminal region-containing protein — its product is MKKTLIIIFSVFAFLLVVLVATPFIFKDKIVERIDKEIANAVDAQVYYDVDQIGLSVLKRFPNISATVKEFGVHGNAPFEGDTLAHINNFQIDFNLMSVIFGDYPELTGLHLKGGSIYVKVLEDGTANYDIAKDSGEPTAPEEPSNFKLGIDLMEIEDVNFVYDDRQLNYFMALEDFDLEGYGDFTTDVYGLDGKIRTNILRVDFEEVNYLSSKVFTADTEIQVDMNQMKFTFGEGQFGVNDFLFGVDGFFAMPSEDMEFDLTFEGKKNTFKSVLSLVPGVYTESFEGMTTSGTMDFGGYFKGTYNDTQFPAFDIGLKVTDGMFQYPDLPKPVSNINVEMSAKNETNNLDNTQVNIPAFNLTFGSNPVSGRLLLENLVTYDIDGELKGKLDLEELTSIFPIEGMELHGVLDVDAAAKGRYDSVAKIIPAIDAKMTLSNGYVKSEEYPAPIEDLNVHTVIVNNSGKMNDFLVDLSNFGFKLEGEEVKGNMAIKDLDRLNWDGSIHGAVDLGKISKIFPMEEVIMDGKVTADIDTKGSYADVEAERYNRLDTRGQVSLADFYYTDKDLPQGVRIHEAKGDFSPKSINLTTFDARLGESPVKANGSLANYIAYVFEDNAVLSGELNISSTKFNINEWMTESETTTEDTTVLQLIELPQDIDFTMSVQADEVLYDDLVFSDAKGTMTLKNGILTFKDAGMRTLGGQLTLNGAYNTQDIMDPKFNMDFNVSAMSIQEAFKYFNTVKAFAPVAQHLNGDFTTNFSLSGNLGQDMMPVLSSLDGSGVIKVAQAALQNSQIVNGITSLTKLKDTNTINLKDINLQAEIKDGMLEVQPFDVKLWDYEAKIQGSTGFDGSVNYLINMQVPAGKLGSQANNLLASIAGTEATGDTKIPIAINLGGTYSSPKVSLAGGDSMEALLTNALKSRASAESAKLQDQVQEQFKAHEDSAKQEMKAKAEAAQDSAKKELDKKVEEAQNKAADEVKDALKGLFGRSKSKPDTTKNN